One Thermanaerothrix sp. genomic window carries:
- the ftsA gene encoding cell division protein FtsA has protein sequence MGLDLGTTKVSVVVAERESRTGEAQIIGIGYAPSSGIRKGLIVNLDQAVRSVRSAISDAENMVGLELKEVTVAFSGSDVKSIRSKGMVSLGRAPRPVMQLDVERVIEAAQTEVSVPQNQSILHAIPVEYFLDGHGGIDDPSGMTGMRLEIDLQSVIIPTAVLQNVLNCVERAGLEVNGLVIKPLASALGMLSKEESMAGAVAVDVGGGTTGVAVFSDGRPKHLAVIPVGGDHITNDLASVLKMPLSKAEEIKKEVSLFEGAESSEDVLEFDVRGRGYSCRVPDIVEVIRCRLEELYSVLVKREISDLSPSMMSAGVVMCGGVAKTTDIDVLVSELLDMPARVSLPLDHDRMPPSRNGVEFVSAAGIIRYMIERERNPFRFMEPHLDTIRRQGYGRTMMEDPRPRATSRSSSGGGLGDFLEKIRRYVEELF, from the coding sequence GTGGGCCTTGATTTGGGTACCACCAAGGTGTCTGTTGTAGTTGCTGAGCGGGAGAGCCGGACGGGAGAGGCTCAGATAATAGGGATAGGCTATGCCCCTTCCAGTGGAATTCGAAAGGGATTGATAGTGAACCTTGATCAAGCCGTCCGATCGGTTCGAAGCGCCATTTCTGATGCCGAGAACATGGTTGGTCTTGAGCTCAAAGAGGTCACTGTGGCTTTCAGTGGAAGCGATGTTAAGAGCATAAGGTCCAAGGGAATGGTTTCGCTGGGCAGAGCCCCGAGACCCGTCATGCAGCTTGATGTGGAGCGGGTTATAGAGGCGGCCCAAACGGAGGTCTCCGTCCCTCAGAACCAGAGCATCCTTCACGCCATACCGGTGGAGTATTTTCTGGATGGCCATGGGGGCATTGACGACCCCTCTGGGATGACTGGGATGAGATTGGAGATAGACCTTCAGTCCGTCATAATCCCAACTGCGGTGTTACAGAACGTCCTTAACTGTGTTGAGAGGGCGGGCCTTGAGGTTAACGGCTTGGTTATAAAGCCTTTAGCTTCGGCGTTGGGCATGCTTTCTAAGGAGGAATCCATGGCGGGGGCCGTGGCTGTGGATGTTGGTGGCGGGACAACCGGAGTTGCGGTTTTCTCCGATGGCAGGCCTAAGCATCTGGCGGTGATACCCGTTGGTGGGGACCATATCACCAATGACTTGGCGTCGGTGCTGAAGATGCCGCTGAGTAAGGCGGAGGAGATCAAGAAAGAGGTATCACTTTTTGAAGGCGCTGAGTCCTCCGAGGACGTCCTTGAGTTTGATGTCCGGGGCAGGGGCTACTCTTGCAGAGTGCCGGATATTGTGGAGGTCATAAGGTGCCGACTGGAGGAACTCTATTCAGTTCTAGTAAAGAGGGAAATATCGGATCTTAGCCCCTCTATGATGTCTGCCGGTGTGGTGATGTGCGGAGGAGTGGCCAAGACGACCGACATAGATGTGTTGGTTAGCGAGCTCTTGGATATGCCGGCCAGGGTTTCCTTGCCGCTGGATCATGACAGGATGCCTCCCAGCAGGAATGGTGTAGAGTTTGTATCTGCTGCTGGAATAATAAGATATATGATAGAGCGAGAGCGCAATCCCTTCCGTTTTATGGAACCTCACTTGGACACCATAAGAAGGCAGGGTTATGGGAGGACCATGATGGAGGATCCTCGGCCCAGGGCGACCTCCAGGTCTTCGTCCGGAGGTGGATTGGGTGATTTCTTGGAAAAG
- the murB gene encoding UDP-N-acetylmuramate dehydrogenase has protein sequence MIRWLLDLDRKGLCAVRPKEPLRFWNTWGVGGCAEAVVSPRSESALGCLRKVAYDEGVRTFVLGEGSNVLIPDEGLVGWVVLLRDDTSPPLVLSSSDSEVEVQVSAALPLRRLLNWAVRRGLSGLEFSVGIPGTVGGAVAGNAGAKGRSIGDLVTFVRTVEEDGSVRVWGGDELSFSYRKCGLSSGRSWITSVGLKLHPSSDGDIRQRLRHFASFRKGQPKNARTAGCVFKNPPGGSAGMMLDAAGCKGLRVGGAMVSMQHANFIENLGDATAGHIMRLVDICRGKVMEKFEVSLELEVRFLGDGSSLPRG, from the coding sequence ATGATAAGGTGGCTGTTGGATCTAGATAGGAAGGGGCTCTGTGCTGTCAGACCCAAGGAACCATTGAGGTTTTGGAATACCTGGGGTGTAGGGGGTTGTGCCGAAGCGGTAGTGAGCCCAAGGTCGGAGTCCGCCTTGGGCTGTCTTAGAAAGGTAGCATATGATGAGGGTGTTAGAACGTTTGTGTTAGGCGAAGGTTCAAACGTACTGATCCCCGACGAAGGGCTTGTGGGGTGGGTGGTGCTCCTTAGGGATGATACTTCTCCACCGCTGGTGTTGTCCTCGTCGGACAGTGAGGTTGAGGTCCAGGTTTCAGCGGCCCTTCCGCTTCGCAGGTTGTTGAATTGGGCGGTTCGCAGGGGGCTCTCAGGGCTTGAGTTTTCGGTGGGTATCCCTGGAACTGTGGGTGGGGCTGTGGCGGGGAACGCCGGCGCCAAGGGAAGGTCAATAGGTGATTTGGTAACCTTCGTAAGAACCGTTGAGGAAGATGGGAGCGTGAGGGTTTGGGGAGGGGATGAGCTGTCATTCTCCTATCGTAAGTGTGGGCTGTCATCTGGAAGGTCCTGGATTACTTCGGTGGGGTTGAAGCTGCATCCCTCGAGCGATGGAGATATAAGACAGAGGCTTAGGCATTTTGCCTCTTTCAGGAAGGGGCAGCCGAAGAACGCAAGGACTGCTGGTTGCGTTTTTAAAAATCCCCCCGGGGGAAGCGCGGGTATGATGTTAGATGCTGCGGGTTGCAAGGGGCTTAGGGTTGGTGGAGCCATGGTGTCTATGCAACATGCAAATTTCATTGAGAACCTTGGAGACGCAACTGCAGGTCATATAATGCGGCTTGTTGATATTTGCAGGGGTAAGGTAATGGAGAAGTTCGAGGTAAGTCTCGAGTTGGAGGTAAGGTTTTTGGGAGATGGATCGTCGCTGCCCAGGGGATAG